The DNA region GGCGACCGCCACGTCGACCTGCCGGTCGAGCACCATCGGCAGGCTGGCGTCGCCCTCGGCGTCCTGGACGCGGATACGGATGCCGGGCGCGGTCCGCGCGAGCCGGGCCACGGCGGGCGCGACGACCAGGCCGATACCGGTCGCGAAGGAGGCGACCGTGACCGTGCCCGCCGAACCCGAGTCGTACGCGGCGAGCTCCGCCTCGGCCTTCTCCAGCTGGGCGAGGACCGCGTTGGTGTGGCCGAGCAGGATCTCGCCGGCCGGAGTCAGGCGTACGCCCCTGGCGTTGCGCTCCACCAGGCGGTGGCCGGTCTCCTGCTCAAGGGCGGTGAGCTGTTGCGAGACGGCGGAGGGCGTGAGGTAGAGCGCGGCGGCGGCGGCCGTCACCGTGCGATGGTCCGCCACCGCACGGAGGATGTGGAGCCGCCGCGCTTCGATCATGTGACCGATTCTCTCAGAGGTTCGCGCTCACTCTGCTGCTCCGGTCCTCAGCCCATCCGCGGGGCCGGGCACCCGGCCCCGTTCCTCCGCGCTCAGGCCTTCGCCTCCGCCTCCAGCTCCGCCCTCGCCGCGACGAAGGCGTCCACAGCGCGGTTCACGTCCTCCGTCGAGTGCGCGGCGGACAGCTGTACGCGGATGCGGGCGCGGCCCTGCGGGACCACCGGGTACGAGAAGCCGATCACGTACACCCCGCGGTCGAGGAGCAGCTCCGCCATGCGTCCGGCGACGGCCGCGTCGCCGATCATGACCGGGGCGATGGCGTGGTCGCCGGGGAGGATGTCGAAGCCCTCCTCGGTCATCCGGGAGCGGAACAGCGCGGTGTTCGCGGCGAGCTGCTCGCGCAGGTCGCCCGCCGACTCCAGCAGGTCGAGGACCTTGAGCGAGGCGGCGGCGATCACCGGGGCCAGGGTGTTCGAGAAGAGGTACGGGCGCGAGCGCTGGCGCAGCAGGGCGACGATCTCGGCGCGGGCGGCGACGTACCCGCCGGACGCGCCGCCGAGTGCCTTGCCGAGGGTGCCGGTGATGATGTCGACGCGGTCCATGACACCGTGCAGCTCGGGGGTGCCGCGGCCGCCCGGGCCGACGAAGCCGACGGCGTGCGAGTCGTCGACCATGACCATCGCGTCGTAACGGTCGGCGAGGTCGCAGATCTCGCGCAGCGGGGCCACGTACCCGTCCATGGAGAAGACGCCGTCGGTGACGATCAGCCTGCGGCGGGCGCCCGCGGCCTCCTTCAACTGCTGTTCCAGGTCCGCGAGATCGCGGTTGGCGTAGCGGAGGCGGCGGGCCTTCGAGAGGCGGATGCCGTCGATGATCGACGCGTGGTTGAGGGCGTCGGAGATCACCGCGTCCTCCTCGCCGAGGAGGGTTTCGAAGACTCCGCCGTTGGCGTCGAAGCAGGAGGAGTAGAGGATCGTGTCCTCCTGGCCGAGGAAGGCGGAGAGGCGCTGTTCCAGCTCCTTGTGCACCTCCTGCGTACCGCAGATGAAGCGCACGGACGCCATTCCGTAGCCCCAGCGGTCGAGGGCCTCGTGGGCGGCGGCGATCACCTCGGGGTGGTCGGCGAGACCGAGGTAGTTGTTCGCGCAGAAGTTGAGGACCTCTCCGGGGCGGCCGCCCGCGGTGACGTTCACGGTCGCGGACTGCGGGCTGCCGATGACGCGCTCGGGCTTGTGCAGGCCTGCGGCGCGGATCTCGTCGAGGGTGGTGCGGAGGTCATCGCGTACGGAGTCGAACATCATCAGTCCTTAGTGGGTCCAGTCGAGGATGACCTTGCCGCCGCGGCCGCTCGCCGCGTCGGCGAACGCCGCCTCGTAGTCGCGGTAGCCGTAGCGGCCGGTGATCACGGGGGCGAGGTCGAGGCCGCCTTCGAGGAGGACCGACATCGCGTACCAGGTCTCGAACATCTCGCGGCCGTAGATGCCCTTGATCGTGATCATGGAGGTGACGATCCGGGACCAGTCGACGGCGAACTCCTCGGACGGCAGTCCGAGCATGGCGATCTTTCCGCCGTGCGTCATGTTGGCGAGCATGTCGCGCATCGCGACGGGGTTGCCGGACATCTCCAGGCCGACGTCGAAGCCCTCGCGCAGGCCGAGCGTGCGCTGTCCGTCGGTGATGGTCGACTCGGCGACGTTCAGCGCGAGGCTGACGCCGATCTTGCGGGCGAGCTCCAGACGCTCCTCGCTGACGTCGGTGACCACGACGTGCCGGGCCCCGGCGTGCTTGGCGACGGCGGCGGCCATCAGGCCGATGGGCCCCGCGCCGGTGATCAGTACGTCCTCTCCGACCAGCGGGAACGACAGCGCGGTGTGCACGGCGTTGCCGAAGGGGTCGAAGATCGCGGCGACGTCGAGGTCGACGGGGACGCGGTGCACCCACACGTTGGACGCGGGCAGCGCGACATACTCGGCGAACGCGCCGTCGCGGCCGACGCCGAGCCCCACCGTGGCGCGGCACAGATGGCGCCGCCCGGCCTGGCAGTTGCGGCACTTGCCGCACACGAGGTGGCCCTCGCCGCTGACCCGGTCGCCCACGGAGATGTCGCCGACGCCGGCGCCCGTCTCGACGACCTCGCCCACGAACTCGTGGCCGACCACGAGCGGGGTCCTGATCGACTGCTGTGCCCAGCCGTCCCAGCTGCGGATGTGCAGGTCGGTGCCGCAGATACCGGTCCTGAGGACCTTGATCAGCACGTCACCGGGTCCGACGACCGGCTCCGGTACGTCCATGAGCCGGAGTCCCGGCTCAGCCTTCTCCTTGACCAGCGCCTTCAACACGGCTCCCGTGTACGAGGGTTCCGGGCCGGGGCATGCCAAGGCAGACCCTGGCCCGGAGTGAGGGGTGGCGTCACGGCAGGGGGCATGGCGGGTGGGCCCATGCGGGAGCGCCTCTCAGCGGCTGCGGCGCTCCACTGCCGACGCGGAGAAATCTGCCGTACGCGGGCGCTGCGGTCCATCGAGGTTTTCTTAAGCTCCGCCGCAGCTTTCCTTCACGCCTCGCTCCCCTCTCCCGAATCCGCTTCCCTCCCACGCGTCCCTCGGACCCGCGAACGTGTCTGGCCTCTCGCCCGGCCCCGCCCCCTCGACGCGTCCGCTTCCTCGCATCACCCCGCCCCCCCCGTCAGCGTGTCTGCCCCCTCTCGAAGTACGCGATCAGTTCCGCGTCCAGCATCGGCACCTCGTACGGAACGCCGCCCCCGCGCAGTGACTCGGTGGCCCGGAATCCCGCCGCAACCGCCATGCGCGCGGCCATCGGAGACGTGTCGGTGCGCCCTCCCTCGCGTGCGAACCGCAGGAACTCCTCGATCAGCAGCGGGTCCGCGCCCCCGTGCTCGGCGTCCTGCTCCACGTCGGGCACCGGGTACTCGGCGTCGGCCTCGGCCCGGTACCCGGAGCGGCGGCCGTTCCATACCTTCACCACTCCCCCGGGCCCGTCCCCGAAGTTCTCCAGGCGGCCCGCGTCGCCGATGACGGTGTAGTTGCGCCAGTAGTCGGGGGTGAAGTGGCACTGCTGGTAGGCGGCCAACACCCCGTTGTCCAGGCGCATGTTGACGATCGACACGTCCTCGACGTCGATGACGGGGTTGAGCGCCCGCTGGGTGTGCGGCGGCCAGTGGCCGTCCTCCGTGTACCAGTCGTCGGACTTCGGCTCGCCCGGCGAACGACGGTGCGGATTGCCGCCGTACACCATCAGGTCGCCGAACGCCTGTACCCGCCGGGTGTATCCGCCCGCGAGCCAGTGCAGTACGTCGAGGTCGTGGGCGCCCTTCTGCAGCAACAGGCCGGTGGTGCACCGGCGTTCGGCGTGCCAGTCCTTGAAGTACCAGTCGCCTCCGTAGCCGACGAAGTGGCGTACCCACACTGTTTTGACCGTGCCTATGTCGCCGCGAAGGATGAGGTCGCGCATCAGCCGGATCACCGGCATGTGGCGCATGTTGTGGCCCACATACAGCCGTGTGCCGGTCTCGAAGGCCGTGCGCAGGATGAGGTCGCACCGCTCGATGGTGATGTCCAGGGGCTTCTCGACGAAGACGGGCTTGCCCGCGCGCAGGGCCTCGCAGGCGATGTCGGCATGGGTGTGGTCCGGGGTGAGGACGAGCACGGCGTCGACGTCCGGGTCGTCGATGACCTTGCGGTGGTCCTCGACGGTCCGGACGCCGGGGATGCGGTCGGCGGCGCGGTCCCGCAGTGCCGGGTCGTGTTCGGCGACGACGGTCACGCGCGAGCCCCGGCCGGGCCGGTGGGCGATGCGCGCGAGCGAACCGCGCAGGCCGAAGCCGAGGGCGCCGAGACGCAGGTCGGTCATGAGGTGCCTTCCCGTTCGGTGACGAGGAGTCGGGTCCGGCCGCGGGCGGTCCGGCCGTGTTCGTCCGAGGAGGCCGGGACCACCTGTGCCGGGGTCAACCTCCCATCGGGCGACGCCTTCCGCGAGGGCGCACGGGGGCCGCACATACGAACAGGGCCGCCCGTGGGGCAACAGCTCTCACGCTGTGCGCACAGGACGCTTGGCATACGCACACGGCACGATTGATCTGTCGGCCCCCACCAGCCGTATCCCTCTTCGGAACCCGGAATCCCGCCCGGGAACAGAGGAGTCGGAAACCTGCCATGCCCGCACCGCATGTGTCCCTGCCGCCCATCGACCACGTCCTGTCGCCGCACACCGGCTGGACGCGGGCACACTGGGAGGCGCTCGCCGACCGGCAGCTCGAAGCCCTGGTCCCGTACGCGACGCCGGGCCTCGCGCAGTACCGGCTGCCCGGGCGGACCT from Streptomyces sp. NBC_00258 includes:
- a CDS encoding glycine C-acetyltransferase: MFDSVRDDLRTTLDEIRAAGLHKPERVIGSPQSATVNVTAGGRPGEVLNFCANNYLGLADHPEVIAAAHEALDRWGYGMASVRFICGTQEVHKELEQRLSAFLGQEDTILYSSCFDANGGVFETLLGEEDAVISDALNHASIIDGIRLSKARRLRYANRDLADLEQQLKEAAGARRRLIVTDGVFSMDGYVAPLREICDLADRYDAMVMVDDSHAVGFVGPGGRGTPELHGVMDRVDIITGTLGKALGGASGGYVAARAEIVALLRQRSRPYLFSNTLAPVIAAASLKVLDLLESAGDLREQLAANTALFRSRMTEEGFDILPGDHAIAPVMIGDAAVAGRMAELLLDRGVYVIGFSYPVVPQGRARIRVQLSAAHSTEDVNRAVDAFVAARAELEAEAKA
- the tdh gene encoding L-threonine 3-dehydrogenase: MKALVKEKAEPGLRLMDVPEPVVGPGDVLIKVLRTGICGTDLHIRSWDGWAQQSIRTPLVVGHEFVGEVVETGAGVGDISVGDRVSGEGHLVCGKCRNCQAGRRHLCRATVGLGVGRDGAFAEYVALPASNVWVHRVPVDLDVAAIFDPFGNAVHTALSFPLVGEDVLITGAGPIGLMAAAVAKHAGARHVVVTDVSEERLELARKIGVSLALNVAESTITDGQRTLGLREGFDVGLEMSGNPVAMRDMLANMTHGGKIAMLGLPSEEFAVDWSRIVTSMITIKGIYGREMFETWYAMSVLLEGGLDLAPVITGRYGYRDYEAAFADAASGRGGKVILDWTH
- a CDS encoding Gfo/Idh/MocA family protein, whose product is MTDLRLGALGFGLRGSLARIAHRPGRGSRVTVVAEHDPALRDRAADRIPGVRTVEDHRKVIDDPDVDAVLVLTPDHTHADIACEALRAGKPVFVEKPLDITIERCDLILRTAFETGTRLYVGHNMRHMPVIRLMRDLILRGDIGTVKTVWVRHFVGYGGDWYFKDWHAERRCTTGLLLQKGAHDLDVLHWLAGGYTRRVQAFGDLMVYGGNPHRRSPGEPKSDDWYTEDGHWPPHTQRALNPVIDVEDVSIVNMRLDNGVLAAYQQCHFTPDYWRNYTVIGDAGRLENFGDGPGGVVKVWNGRRSGYRAEADAEYPVPDVEQDAEHGGADPLLIEEFLRFAREGGRTDTSPMAARMAVAAGFRATESLRGGGVPYEVPMLDAELIAYFERGQTR